AATCTTTTATCCCTTCAACCGTAATCTGTGTCCAGCCGGAGGGTGTCTGGCGGTAGATCTTTCCCGAATCGCCTACAGCCCAGGCATTGTTGGAATCCACCCGGCACACCGAATTGAACTTGGTTGTATCGGGTAAAGCTTTGTGAGCGGCTGTTTGCTGGGCGTAGACAGGCATAGCAAGATATAGCAGGATGGTGAGAATCAGATAACGCATAAATCACCACTTAATTTAAAATTAAACACAGCTAAAATTAGCACAGCCCAAAGAATTTGTCAACCAATATCACTATAAAAGAAAAGCCCCGGACCGTGCATGAGGCCAGGGGTATTTAACAGATCTTTCTTTTGCCGGGCATAAAAGCCTTTATGGATTGCTTCATAAGTAATTCGCAGGTGACTTCTCGCAATGACGTGCGCCATGTTAAAGCCCAAATTCTAAAAGTTTAAACCTTCAGTGCCTCCGTGTCTCTGTGGCAAAAACCTGGTTTTCTGTTTGTGTTTCTGTGCGTTTTGTGGCTAAAGGTCATCCGTTTTGTTAAGTCAGCCGCCAAGCTCCGGCGATCCGGTCACTCATATCTCAGGGCCTCTATCGGGTCCAGATCCGCCGCCTTTCGGGCCGGATACCATCCGAAGAATATGCCCACCGCGGCCGAGAAGCCGAACCCCAGCAGCACCGACCACCAGGTCACGGTTGCTGGAAGCTTGATGGCCAGCGATACCAAGGCCGCTATCAAAAAACCCAGGATCATCCCGCACACCCCGCCCACCGAGGACAAGGCCACCGCTTCCACCAGGAACTGCCGCAGAATGTCCCCCTTGCGGGCCCCGATAGCCTTGCGGATTCCTATTTCGCGGGTGCGCTCGGACACCGAGACCATCATGATGTTCATGATGCCGATGCCGCCCACCAACAGCGAAAGAAAGGTCACCCCGATCATCAGCCCGAAGATGCCGGCGGTGATGCTGCGATATACCGCCATCAGCTGATCGGCGGAGTTTATTCCGAAATCATCCGGCTTGGAGGGCGGCACTTTGCGGCGGCGGCGCAGCAGCTCGGTGATCTCATCCCGGGCCGATGCGACATGTTTGATATCTATCGGCTGGACCACCACCTGAACCGAGGTGCCGAAGCCTCCGCGCTCCCGGATCTCGCCGGAGATGCATTTCATGTAGGCGGTGATGGGAATAACCACATAGCTGTCCTTATCGTTGCCCAAAAATACGCCCTGTTTTTTCAGCAGGGCGATCACCTCAAACCTCTTGCCCTCGATGATGATTTTCCTGCCTATGGGATCCTGTCCCAGGGCCAGCTTCTCGGCTATGGTGGGGCCGATCAGGCATACCTGGCGTTTATGATCGACATCAAAATAACTCATGGGGCGGCCCAAATCAACCTCGTAATCGCCGATATACTGGTCGTCGGGAGTGGTGCCGTTAACGTGAATACCCCGAGCCTCCTGGCCGCGGTACTTTACATTGGTCATCATGTGCAGATTGGGGGCTACCCGGCGCACCGAGGGGCAGTTGTCCCGGATGGCGTAGGCATCGGCCAGGGTAAGGTTTTTCCGCTTTTGGACTTTTAGCTGTTCGGCCGCATCCTGCGGACCCCAGCTGCTTTTCTGGACGTAAAGCGTGGTGCTGCCGATGGAATCCAGCTGCTTGGTAACCATCCGGTTCAACCCGTCGATCATGGACATCATCACGATCACCGCCAAGACCCCGATCAGTATCCCCAGTGTGGTCAGGCCGGAGCGTAGCTTGTGGGACCTGATGGCCTCAAACGCCAGTTTTATCGATTCCCAATAGTGCATAATGTTTTCCGGTTAAAAAAACACAGGATGCCGAAAACCGGCATCCCGTATCTATTTGATATTTTTACTCGTATCTCAGGGCCTCTATCGGATCCAGCTCCGCCGCCCGCTGGGCCGGGTACCATCCGAAGAATATGCCCACCGCGGCCGAGAAGCCGAACCCCAGCAGCACCGACCACCAGCTGACCGAAGCCGGCAGTTTGATGACAATCGAAACCAGCCAGGCCAGGATGAATCCCAGGATCATCCCAGTGATGCCGCCCACTAAGGACAGGGTCACCGCTTCGATGATGAACTGCTGCATGATGTCCTTCTTGCGGGCCCCGATGGCCTTGCGGATGCCGATCTCCTTGATCCTCTCGTTGACCGACACCAGCATGATGTTCATGATGCCGATGCCGCCCACCAGCAGGGACAACAGGGTGACGCCTATCATCAGGCCGAACACACCGGCGGTAATCTTCTTGAAGATGCCCATTATCTGGTCGGCGGTGACTATGCCGAAATCGTCCGGCTTGGAGGGC
This sequence is a window from Candidatus Edwardsbacteria bacterium. Protein-coding genes within it:
- a CDS encoding ABC transporter permease; translation: MHYWESIKLAFEAIRSHKLRSGLTTLGILIGVLAVIVMMSMIDGLNRMVTKQLDSIGSTTLYVQKSSWGPQDAAEQLKVQKRKNLTLADAYAIRDNCPSVRRVAPNLHMMTNVKYRGQEARGIHVNGTTPDDQYIGDYEVDLGRPMSYFDVDHKRQVCLIGPTIAEKLALGQDPIGRKIIIEGKRFEVIALLKKQGVFLGNDKDSYVVIPITAYMKCISGEIRERGGFGTSVQVVVQPIDIKHVASARDEITELLRRRRKVPPSKPDDFGINSADQLMAVYRSITAGIFGLMIGVTFLSLLVGGIGIMNIMMVSVSERTREIGIRKAIGARKGDILRQFLVEAVALSSVGGVCGMILGFLIAALVSLAIKLPATVTWWSVLLGFGFSAAVGIFFGWYPARKAADLDPIEALRYE